A genomic segment from Xiphophorus maculatus strain JP 163 A chromosome 6, X_maculatus-5.0-male, whole genome shotgun sequence encodes:
- the ripk1 gene encoding receptor-interacting serine/threonine-protein kinase 1, translating to MATAPELSLHMRSTDLIKREPLDYGGFGEVYLCYHATLGQVVLKTVYTGPLRNEENKKSLLEEGSIMASLNHNRVVKLLGVIMEDRDCSLIIELLPRGNLLVMLEKVTVPISIKGRIILEILEGMVYLTEQDVIHKDIKPENILVDKDFHIKIADLGLATCQAWNKLTRKESRRKSLRGVTAGERGAGTLSYMAPEHLESINTPSSVKSDVYSFAIVVWVILTGKEPYENARSDDHISQCVRHGNRPAMEPIPEDTPAEIIDLMKRCWAQYPIERPTFKEAYDSFLPFYKEKLEPLVEKDVCLLQEQYEGPDELVEKMKSLSMTHDSFSATDQDGPAPLSSHRDLSMPVEASIEDLRNISDQPSGDPLETDARILRMPSELEEKLDQEFNYHKHGSYACNNQPESAQGLQKNPSNPFLQNPFNFSDIGFRLPAQENSSVHSWTKPEQEQPTSQTEAYGRPTSDLYESINSCSSNQLHLHPSFSTPSLSQFNQQQPHFLDRQQSWPIYPVSETLDPNRNAGHHLTSSKSGSLQDTGPLYIQNASGIQIGNNNTMSIRGSELLQGLFDGNTASPIHEGISKYADHVVKESQLDMLRENMGKKWKRCARRLGLTEVEIETIEHDYYRDGLPEMVHQMLEYWKRKQGSLNCTIGRLCQALQGNIKVDVIQKILDLCDSSE from the exons ATGGCTACCGCGCCTGAGCTATCGCTTCATATGAGATCAACAGACCTCATCAAAAGGGAACCTCTGGATTATGGAGGATTTGGAGAGGTCTATTTGTGTTACCATGCTACCCTGGGCCAAGTGGTGTTGAAGACCGTGTATACAGGTCCACTTCGCAACGA agaaaacaaaaagtcgCTGCTGGAGGAGGGAAGCATCATGGCAAGCCTCAACCACAACCGTGTGGTCAAGTTGCTTGGTGTGATCATGGAGGACAGAGATTGCTCTCTTATTATAGAGCTGCTACCCAGAGGCAACCTGCTGGTCATGCTGGAGAAG GTCACTGTGCCAATCTCCATTAAGGGAAGAATCATCTTAGAGATCCTGGAGGGGATGGTGTATCTGACAGAGCAGGATGTCATTCACAAGGACATAAAGCCAGAAAATATTCTGGTGGATAAGGATTTTCACATCAAA ATTGCTGACCTTGGCCTGGCCACCTGCCAGGCATGGAACAAGCTCACAAGAAAGGAGTCTCGCAGGAAAAGCCTCAGGGGGGTGACAGCTGGGGAGAGAGGTGCTGGCACATTAAGCTACATGGCCCCAGAGCACCTGGAAAGCATTAATACACCTTCTTCTGTGAAGTCTGATGTGTACAGCTTCGCCATTGTGGTTTGGGTCATTCTGACCGGGAAAGAACCATATGAAA atgCAAGGAGTGACGACCATATTAGCCAGTGTGTTCGCCATGGTAACCGACCTGCAATGGAGCCCATCCCAGAAGACACGCCTGCAGAGATAATTGATCTTATGAAGAGATGCTGGGCTCAGTATCCCATAGAAAGACCAACATTTAAAg AGGCCTATGACAGCTTCCTTCCTTTCTACAAGGAAAAGCTTGAACCACTTGTAGAGAAAGATGTATGCCTTTTGCAG gaACAATATGAAGGTCCAGATGAGCTTGTTGAGAAGATGAAATCATTATCAATGACACATGACAGTTTTTCAGCTACAGATCAAG atggtcCAGCTCCTTTGAGTTCACACAGAGATTTATCAATGCCAGTTGAAGCCAGCATTGAGGACCTACGTAACATCAGTGATCAACCATCTGGAGATCCTCTTGAGACAGATGCAAGGATACTGAGGATGCCCtcagagctggaggagaaactAGACCAGGAGTTTAACTACCACAAGCATGGCAGTTACGCTTGTAATAACCAACCCGAATCTGCCCAGGGCCTTCAGAAAAATCCCTCAAATCCTTTCCTTCAAAACCCTTTCAACTTTTCTGACATTGGCTTTAGGCTTCCAGCTCAAGAAAATTCCTCTGTCCATTCTTGGACAAAACCAGAACAGGAACAGCCCACCAGCCAGACAGAGGCTTATGGTCGGCCCACATCCGATCTCTATGAGTCCATAAACTCCTGCTCGTCTAATCAGTTGCATTTGCACCCGTCTTTCAGCACTCCTTCTCTGTCGCAGTTTAACCAGCAACAACCACATTTCCTGGACCGCCAGCAGTCCTGGCCAATCTACCCAGTGTCCGAAACCCTCGACCCCAACCGAAATGCTGGCCATCATTTGACCTCTTCAAAGAGCGGATCTCTACAGGACACAG GACCTCTCTACATTCAGAATGCCAGTGGGATCCAGATAGGAAATAACAACACAATGAGCATTAGAGGTAGTGAGTTACTTCAGGGTTTGTTTGATGGCAACACTGCCTCGCCAATCCACGAAGGCATCTCTAAATATG CGGACCATGTGGTAAAAGAGTCACAGCTGGACATGCTGAGGGAGAACATGGGGAAGAAATGGAAACGCTGTGCGCGACGCCTGGGCCTGACAGAGGTGGAAATAGAAACCATAGAACACGACTACTACCGCGACGGCTTACCAGAGATGGTGCACCAGATGTTGGAATACTGGAAAAGAAAGCAGGGATCTTTGAACTGTACAATTGGGAGGCTTTGCCAAGCTCTTCAAGGAAATATAAAAGTAGATGTCATTCAGAAAATACTGGACTTGTGCGATTCTTCTGAGTAG